One region of Phycisphaerales bacterium genomic DNA includes:
- a CDS encoding M48 family metallopeptidase, with product MARPLEAIAAQPQMRERVRAYPGTLTYLDLIAKNKRSSTLLMIFMVILAMLMGCVIVAAVVAYGGASAPEQLVPSAVMGGVAGLGAALVVMAWSWFGGASAILSMSGARPITPEEDLELYNVVEEMAIAAGLPMPRVFIIEETALNAFATGRDPQHAAVAITSGLRARLNREELQGVIAHEMAHVRHLDIRFAMLMATMVGLIVFAADAFWRILRHTRPGRGGRRGGKDGGGAIVLVLLILAIILSIVAPIVARMVQMAYSREREYLADAGAVELTRNPEGLASALAKLADDNEPLIEKANRGTAHLFIVNPLRKMREAHQRLDSMFASHPPIQERIARLMALAR from the coding sequence ATGGCGAGGCCGCTGGAGGCGATCGCCGCGCAGCCGCAGATGCGGGAGCGGGTCCGCGCGTACCCCGGGACGCTCACGTACCTCGACCTGATCGCGAAAAACAAGCGGTCCTCCACGCTGCTGATGATCTTCATGGTCATCCTGGCGATGCTCATGGGGTGCGTGATCGTGGCCGCGGTGGTGGCGTACGGCGGGGCCTCGGCACCCGAGCAGCTTGTGCCCTCGGCGGTCATGGGCGGCGTCGCCGGCCTGGGGGCCGCGCTGGTGGTCATGGCGTGGTCCTGGTTCGGCGGAGCCTCGGCGATCCTGTCGATGTCGGGGGCGCGGCCCATCACGCCCGAAGAGGACCTCGAGCTGTACAACGTCGTGGAGGAGATGGCGATCGCCGCCGGACTGCCGATGCCGCGGGTGTTCATCATCGAGGAGACGGCGCTGAACGCCTTCGCGACCGGGCGCGACCCGCAGCACGCCGCGGTGGCGATTACCTCGGGCCTGCGGGCCCGGCTCAACCGCGAGGAGCTCCAGGGCGTGATCGCACACGAGATGGCCCACGTGCGGCACCTGGACATTCGCTTCGCCATGCTGATGGCGACCATGGTCGGGCTCATCGTGTTCGCGGCGGACGCGTTCTGGCGCATCCTCCGGCACACCCGCCCGGGGCGGGGCGGGCGGCGGGGCGGGAAGGACGGCGGCGGGGCGATCGTGCTGGTGCTGCTGATCCTCGCGATCATCCTGTCCATCGTCGCGCCGATCGTGGCCCGGATGGTGCAGATGGCCTACTCGCGCGAGCGCGAGTACCTGGCCGACGCAGGAGCGGTGGAACTGACGCGGAACCCGGAGGGGCTGGCGTCGGCCCTGGCGAAGCTCGCTGACGATAATGAGCCGCTGATCGAGAAGGCGAACCGTGGCACGGCCCACCTCTTCATCGTCAACCCGCTCCGCAAAATGCGCGAAGCGCACCAGCGGCTTGACTCGATGTTCGCCTCGCACCCGCCGATACAAGAGCGGATCGCGCGGCTGATGGCGCTGGCACGCTAA
- the truB gene encoding tRNA pseudouridine(55) synthase TruB, producing MTESGGQSGGVGDDTTSSLRHSVTPELPPAGILLVDKDTGYTSMDVCAIVRSRLRKAGPHVPKRIKVGHAGTLDPLATGLLVVLVGKATKLCDRYMADTKVYEASIDLARTSTTDDAEGALTEVPLPAVLPTRSDIERIAREQFTGVIMQRPPSFSAISVGGQRSYDLARKGRAVELAARPVRVDAFEVLSFEWPLVQVRITCGKGTYIRSLARDLGAALNVGGMLTALRRTRSGEFDVARARTLAHLPPVITQADLLPLA from the coding sequence GTGACGGAGAGTGGCGGACAATCGGGCGGCGTAGGTGACGACACCACTTCGTCACTGCGTCACTCCGTCACTCCCGAACTTCCCCCCGCGGGCATCCTGCTCGTTGACAAGGACACGGGCTATACCTCCATGGACGTGTGCGCCATCGTTCGCTCGCGCCTGCGCAAGGCGGGGCCGCACGTGCCCAAGCGGATCAAGGTCGGGCACGCTGGGACCTTGGACCCGCTCGCCACAGGGCTGCTGGTGGTGCTGGTGGGCAAGGCCACCAAGCTGTGCGACCGGTACATGGCGGACACCAAGGTGTACGAGGCGAGCATCGACCTCGCCCGCACGTCGACGACGGACGACGCGGAGGGGGCGCTGACCGAAGTGCCGCTGCCGGCGGTGCTGCCCACGCGCTCCGACATTGAGCGCATCGCACGCGAGCAGTTCACCGGCGTCATCATGCAGCGTCCGCCCAGCTTCTCCGCCATCAGCGTGGGCGGGCAGCGCTCCTACGACCTCGCCCGCAAGGGCAGGGCCGTGGAGCTGGCGGCGCGGCCGGTGCGTGTGGACGCGTTCGAGGTGCTGTCGTTCGAGTGGCCGCTGGTGCAGGTGCGGATCACGTGCGGCAAGGGCACGTACATCCGCTCGCTGGCCCGCGACCTGGGGGCGGCACTCAACGTCGGCGGCATGCTCACGGCCCTGCGGCGGACGCGCAGCGGCGAGTTCGATGTGGCGCGGGCGCGCACGCTCGCCCACCTGCCGCCGGTCATCACGCAGGCGGACCTGCTGCCGCTCGCCTGA
- a CDS encoding LemA family protein has translation MGGISSGLLVGLVVAGIFVVLVLIVMGMYNALVRKRIDTENAWSQIDVQLKRRYDLIPNLVETVKGYAGHERGTLEAVIQARNQAVSLAGGSASVAQRAEAEGMLGATLGRLLAISEAYPDLKANANFGKLQEELTSTENRIGFSRQHYNDTVARYEEARQSFPTALIAGAFNFQKKDYFNTTAAVEREAPKVSFT, from the coding sequence ATGGGTGGAATCAGCAGTGGGCTGCTCGTCGGGCTGGTGGTCGCCGGCATCTTCGTGGTGCTGGTGCTGATCGTGATGGGGATGTACAACGCGCTGGTCCGCAAGCGGATCGACACGGAGAACGCCTGGTCGCAGATCGACGTGCAGCTCAAGCGGCGGTACGACCTGATCCCCAACCTCGTGGAGACAGTAAAGGGCTACGCCGGGCACGAGCGGGGGACGCTGGAAGCGGTGATCCAGGCCCGCAACCAGGCCGTGAGCCTGGCGGGGGGGAGCGCGAGCGTCGCCCAGCGGGCCGAGGCCGAGGGGATGCTGGGCGCGACGCTGGGCCGGCTGCTGGCCATCAGCGAGGCCTACCCCGACCTCAAGGCCAACGCCAACTTCGGCAAGCTGCAGGAGGAGCTGACGAGCACGGAGAACCGCATCGGCTTCTCGCGCCAGCACTACAACGACACCGTGGCACGCTACGAGGAGGCCCGCCAGAGCTTCCCCACGGCCCTCATCGCCGGCGCGTTCAACTTCCAGAAGAAGGACTACTTCAACACCACCGCCGCGGTGGAGCGTGAGGCGCCGAAGGTGTCGTTCACATGA